The genomic interval GGCCGTGATGCCCCACGCGCCCCACACCGTCGATACGGACCTGCTCGCGGAGTTCGTCCCGAAGGCGCACGAGGCGGGCGTCCCCCTCCACTTCCACTTCAACGAGACGGCCGAGTACGTCGAGGCCATCGACGAGGAGGCCGGCGTCCGGCCGGGCGCGTACGCGGACGACCTCGGGATGCTCGCCGACGACACGTGGGTCGCCCACGGCGTCCACCTCGACGACGCGGAGATAGACCTCCTCGCGGAGCGCGACGTCGCCGTCGTCCACTGCCCGGCCTCGAACATGAAACTCGCCTCGGGGATGGCCCCGGTCCAGCGCCTGCGCGACGCGGGCGTGACCGTCGCGCTCGGGACGGACGGCGCGGCCTCGAACAACGACCTCGACCTGTTCGACGAGGCACGCGACGCGGCCATGCTCGGGAAACTCGCGGTCGACGACGCGAGCGCGGTCCCCGCCGAGGCCGCGGTGGAGATGGCGACGCGGGGCGGGGCCGAGGCGCTCGGCCTCCCCGTCGGGCGTATCGAGGCCGGCGCGCCCGCGGACCTCGCCGTGGTGGACTTCGACGCTCCCCACCTCACGCCCGAACACGACCCCGTGAGCCACCTCGCGTACGCGGCCCGCGGGAGCGACGTGCGACACACGGTCTGTGACGGCCGCGTCCTGATGCGCGACCGCGAGGTGCTCACCCTCGACGCCGACGCCGTCAAACGCGAGGCGGCGGAGCGCGCCCGCGACGCCGTCGACCGCGCGAGCTGAAACCCGCGTTGAACTCGCAGAGGCGTTTCTGAACGTTCTAACGGTTTCTGTGGCGTTCCTCGACCCGGGGTGAACGGGTCGAACGGGAATCCCGGTTTATGGGGTCGTCGCGCCTCGAACCGGGTAGATGAGCCGAAACACCAAGCTGTTCGCGTTGGCCGGAGCGCTGGTCGTCCTGCTGAGCGTGCTCGCCCCCGCCGTCTCGGCGGGCGCGGCCGCGGCGAACGAGGCGGGCAACGCCGGCCTCGCGGTCGGCGTCTCGCAGGCCGGCGAGGACGTGACCGTCTCCGTGACGGACAACGGGAGCGCCGTCGAGAACGCGACCGTGACCGTCGCGGCCGTCGGCGAGAACGCCTCGTACGCGGGTAACGGGACGTACGCCACCGACGAGGACGGCACGGTCGGCCTCGACGCGCCCGAGGAGAACGTCACCGTCGAGGTGACCGCCGAGTACGACAACCGGACGGCCACGACGACGGCCGACCTCGTGAGCGCCGAGTACGCCGAGGAGGAGGAGGACGGGGCCTTCGGACAGGAGGTCTCCGCGTTCGTCGCTGAACTCCTCTCGGACGGCACCTCGGGCGGCATCGGACAGGAGGTCTCCGAGTTCGTGACGGAGAACAACCCCGGCGCGGACAACCGCCCGGAGCACGCCGGCCCGCCGGAGGACCGCGGCCCGGACCGCGACGACGATGACGAGGAGGCCGAGACCGACGACGATGACGACGACCGTCGCGGCCCGCCGGAGCACGCGGCGAACGACCGTGACGACGACGATGACGAGGAGGAAGCCGAGACCGAGGACGATGAGGACGATGAGGACGAGGAAGAGGAAGACGACGAGGAGGAGGCCGGCAACAACGGCAACGGCAACGGTAACGGCAACGGTAACGGTCGCAACTGACGACCGACGCCCGACCCCCGACCACTCCCCCGCGATGCGCTTTTCCCCGTTTTCCGCCCGCCGAGCCGCGGGCTTCGGCAACGTTTAGGACGCCTCGCCCGAGGTCCGGGTATGAGCGAAACCACCGACGCCGGGTTGGAGTCCATCACCGCCCGGCTGGACGACCCGGAGACGGCGGCCGAGGAGGGCCACCGCAAGATAGCGTGGGCGCGCCAGCACATGCCCATCCTCCACGAACTCCGCGCGGAGTTCGAGGCGGACCAGCCGCTCGCCGGCCAGACGGTCGGGATGGCGATGCACGTCGAGGCGAAGACGGCGGCGCTGACCGAACTGCTCGCCGCGGGCGGCGCGGAGGTCGCCATCACCGGCTGTAACCCCCTCTCGACCCACGACGACGTGAGCGCGGCGCTCGACTCCCACGAGCGCATCACGTCGTACGCCGAGCGCGGCGTGGACGACGACACCTACTACGCGGCCATCGAGGCCGTCATCGGCCACGAGCCGACCATCACCGTGGACGACGGGATGGACATGATCGCCGCCATCCACCAGGACTACCCGGAGCTCATCGACTCGGTGCTCGGCGGCTGTGAGGAGACCACCACCGGCGTCCACCGCCTGCGCGCGATGGACGACGACGGCGAGCTCCGCTACCCCGTGTTCGCGGTCAACGACACGCCGATGAAGCGGCTGTTCGACAACGTCCACGGCACGGGCGAAGCCGCCCTCTCGAACATCGCCATGACGACGAACCTCTCGTTCGCCGGCAAGACGGTCGTCGTCGCGGGCTACGGCGACTGCGGCCGCGGCGTCGCGAAGAAGGCGAAGGGGCAGAACGCCCACGTCGTCGTCACGGAGGTCGACCCCAACCGCGCGCTGGAGGCGCACATGGAGGGGTACGAGGTCACGACGATGGCCGAGGCGGCCGCGAAGGGCGACGTGTTCGTCACCACGACGGGCAACCGCGACGTCATCACGGAGGAACACTTCACGCGGATGAACGACGGCGCGGTGCTCGCCAACGCCGGCCACTTCGACGTGGAGGTCAACCTCGACCAGTTGGCGGACCTCGCCGCCGACGTGCGCGAGGCCCGCGAGGGCGTCACCGCCTACGAGCTCCCCGACGGCCGCCGGCTGAACGTCCTCGCCGAGGGGCGCCTGGTGAACCTCGCCAGCCCCGTCGCGATGGGCCACCCCGTCGAGATAATGGACCAGAGCTTCGGCATTCAGGCCGTCGCCGTCCGAGAGATCGTGGAGAACGGCGACGCCTACGGCGCCGGTGTCCACGACGTGCCCGACGCGCTCGACCGCGAGGTCGCGGAGGTCAAACTGGAGGCCGAGGGCATCGACATCGACACGCTGTCCGACGAGCAGCGCGAGTACATGGGCTCGTGGGACCACGGGACCTGAGCCGCCCGACTCCGGCCCGGCGTCACGCGATTTAAGCCCCCCGACGCCCGCTCCCGTGTATGGTCAACGCGAACTCGAAGGGGGACCGCCGCGAGCGCGAACTCGTCAACCTCCTCGACGAGCGCGGCTTCGCGGTGATGCGCGCGCCCGCCTCCGGCGCGGCGACGGACCGCGAACTCCCCGACGTGCTCGCGGGCGACGGCGACCGCTTCTACGCCATCGAGGCGAAGTCGTCGGCGGGCGACCCCATCTACCTCACCGGCGAGGAGGTGGAGGCGCTCGTCTACTTCGCGCGCAACTTCGGGGCGAAGCCGCGCATCGCCGTGCGCTTCGACCGCGAGGACTGGTACTTCTTCCACCCCGGCGACCTCTACGTCACCGACGGGGGGAACTACCGCGTCAAGAAGGAGACGGCGCTCGCCGACGGCGTCGACACCGCCGAACTCACCGGCGACTCCGAGAAGGTGACGCTGGACGAGATAGCCGTCGAGAAACCGGACGACGACTCGCTCGACGTGCTCCGGGCCGTGGCCTCGGGCGACCTCTCGCCCGAGGACGCCGCCGAGATGTTGTAGGTTCGGTTCTCTCGGTTTCTGGTGTGCGACTCCCGTTCTTCGCGCTCGGGTCTTCGGTGAACGTCCTGTTCGTGGTCGTCTTCGGTTACTGCCCCGGGGACGTCCTGCTCGCGCGGTTCTATGAGAACAGCCCCGCGACGGCACCGCCCACACGCCTCCCCAGACGATTCGTTCGCTCCGCTCACTCGCGACGGGCGGCGAGTCAGCGCACGCCACCGCGGAAACGGACCGG from Halosegnis marinus carries:
- a CDS encoding adenosylhomocysteinase produces the protein MSETTDAGLESITARLDDPETAAEEGHRKIAWARQHMPILHELRAEFEADQPLAGQTVGMAMHVEAKTAALTELLAAGGAEVAITGCNPLSTHDDVSAALDSHERITSYAERGVDDDTYYAAIEAVIGHEPTITVDDGMDMIAAIHQDYPELIDSVLGGCEETTTGVHRLRAMDDDGELRYPVFAVNDTPMKRLFDNVHGTGEAALSNIAMTTNLSFAGKTVVVAGYGDCGRGVAKKAKGQNAHVVVTEVDPNRALEAHMEGYEVTTMAEAAAKGDVFVTTTGNRDVITEEHFTRMNDGAVLANAGHFDVEVNLDQLADLAADVREAREGVTAYELPDGRRLNVLAEGRLVNLASPVAMGHPVEIMDQSFGIQAVAVREIVENGDAYGAGVHDVPDALDREVAEVKLEAEGIDIDTLSDEQREYMGSWDHGT
- the hjc gene encoding Holliday junction resolvase Hjc encodes the protein MVNANSKGDRRERELVNLLDERGFAVMRAPASGAATDRELPDVLAGDGDRFYAIEAKSSAGDPIYLTGEEVEALVYFARNFGAKPRIAVRFDREDWYFFHPGDLYVTDGGNYRVKKETALADGVDTAELTGDSEKVTLDEIAVEKPDDDSLDVLRAVASGDLSPEDAAEML
- a CDS encoding amidohydrolase, producing the protein MTLLVTGGRVLRPDLTVERADVRVDDDGRIDAVGALERRETDQTLDASGGIVLPGLVNAHGHAAMTLLRGYADDKPLDAWLQEDVWPIEGVLTPEDVGAGARLAAVEMIRSGTTAFADMYFHVGTVAEAVADAGLRARLGHGVVTVGKDDEAARADFAESLAVAEEYDGAADGRVTTAVMPHAPHTVDTDLLAEFVPKAHEAGVPLHFHFNETAEYVEAIDEEAGVRPGAYADDLGMLADDTWVAHGVHLDDAEIDLLAERDVAVVHCPASNMKLASGMAPVQRLRDAGVTVALGTDGAASNNDLDLFDEARDAAMLGKLAVDDASAVPAEAAVEMATRGGAEALGLPVGRIEAGAPADLAVVDFDAPHLTPEHDPVSHLAYAARGSDVRHTVCDGRVLMRDREVLTLDADAVKREAAERARDAVDRAS